In the Marinobacter sp. Arc7-DN-1 genome, CGGCCTTGATCAGTTCCCTGTCCTCCGCCGGTAACTGCGACTCGCGAATGTAGGGCGAAAAATCGTCTCTCAGATCCGCCGGCAACAAAGCCAGCAACTCGGCTTCCGCCTTGTGTTCGATATCCCCGAACGCCTCCCGCATGACCCGGGAATGGTATTTCACCGGTGTCGGCATGTCCCCGGTAATCACTTCGGTTGCGTCATGATAGAGCGCCGCTGCCGCAATCCGGTCAACGTTTGCATGGCCACCAAAATGCCGGTTGCGGATAATCGCCAGGGCATGGGCGAGGGTGGCCACTTCCCAGGAATGGGTAGCGACGTTCTCCTCAATGGCATTTCGCATCAACCCCCAGCGTTTGATCCAGCGCAGGCGGGAGACATAGGCAAAAAAATGGCTGACAACATCACCCATCAGTCACAGTCCTGTTTTATAAAAGTTGATAATCTTTTTATTCAAATCCGGGAATTCGCCGTGCTATTCTGAATAAGCATTCAATTGTTACATACCCGGGGGCATAGTGTTCGGTCCAGTGTCCTTCGTTCGGAATAGTCTGACGGCACTTTTCGCCGGCATCATGCTGGCGTGGTCCCCGATATCAGTCGCGGAAACCGAAATCACGGTCGGCGTATATCACTTCCCACCGGTCGCCAGCGTCGGTCCCGATGGCAAGCCAACCGGACTCCTCGGCGATCTGCTGGAAGAACTCGAACAGACCCACGAGGATATCTCTTTCAGGGTTGTCCACACCTCTCCGAAGCGCCGGTTCCTGGATTTCGACGCCAAGCTCTATGACGTGATGATCTTCGAATGCCCGGACTGGGGCTGGCGCGACAAAAAAGAGGTGAGCATCAGCCGCCCCATTCTGGCAGACGAAGATTTCTACGTGGCGCTGAGAAAACCAGGCCGGGATCTTTCGTTTTTCGACGACCTTCCCAACCACTCCATCGTGGTGATCTCCGGTTACCATTACGGATTTGCCGGTTATGAAACCGACAGTTCAGTACTTGAGCAAAAGTTCCGTATCGAGTTCTCGGACAGCCACAGCCGCAATCTTAAACTGATCAAGGCGGACAGGCCCTCCGTTGCCGAAGTGGCCGTCATCAGTCGCTCCTATCTGCAGATGCACCTCGCCAAGCATCCGGAGGACCGCGACACACTGCTGATTTCGGACAAACCGGATCAACGCTACCAGCTCGGTATTATTGCCCGCAAGGACGGCACCGCGAGTGCGGACGAAATACTGAAGCTACTGTCACCG is a window encoding:
- a CDS encoding substrate-binding periplasmic protein; amino-acid sequence: MLAWSPISVAETEITVGVYHFPPVASVGPDGKPTGLLGDLLEELEQTHEDISFRVVHTSPKRRFLDFDAKLYDVMIFECPDWGWRDKKEVSISRPILADEDFYVALRKPGRDLSFFDDLPNHSIVVISGYHYGFAGYETDSSVLEQKFRIEFSDSHSRNLKLIKADRPSVAEVAVISRSYLQMHLAKHPEDRDTLLISDKPDQRYQLGIIARKDGTASADEILKLLSPLIKNGRYQRLVEKWGLRLPADFPTGAEAP
- the yfbR gene encoding 5'-deoxynucleotidase is translated as MGDVVSHFFAYVSRLRWIKRWGLMRNAIEENVATHSWEVATLAHALAIIRNRHFGGHANVDRIAAAALYHDATEVITGDMPTPVKYHSRVMREAFGDIEHKAEAELLALLPADLRDDFSPYIRESQLPAEDRELIKAADRLSAWLKCRAEIRAGNTEFEPAARQIRRRLDEDGLPEVAYFLKVFAPSYEQPLDNLLG